A single Fundulus heteroclitus isolate FHET01 chromosome 4, MU-UCD_Fhet_4.1, whole genome shotgun sequence DNA region contains:
- the homer2 gene encoding homer protein homolog 2 isoform X2 produces MEQPIYTTRAHVFQIDPSTKKNWVPASKQAVTVSYFYDSTRNSYRIISVDGSKVIINSTITPNMTFTKTSQKFGQWADSRANTVFGLGFASEQQLAKFAEKFQEVKDAAKLAKDKSQEKGDTLSNHSQESGRETPSANQASSFNGTDDEKISFSPESAQLKSENERLKSFVEQSNTTAKKYETELQTLKENNARLVDALQESSANVESWKKELAACQEESDTLRKKIGELEAQCNEASQEKQKNAQLTVRVRELEAELQEKEQELENLRRQAEIIPQLMGECESIGAKLKAAESKNKELEGRIDGLQMDVSDSRQKQGNMKGELKKFMDILDGKLEELHEFRQGLSKLGVDN; encoded by the exons GGAGCAGCCGATCTACACCACCAGGGCCCACGTGTTCCAAATCGATCCGAGCACCAAGAAGAACTGGGTTCCCGCCAGCAAGCAGGCCGTCACCGTCTCTTATTTTTACGACAGCACACGCAACAGCTATCGCATTATCAGCGTGGATGGATCCAAG gTTATTATCAACAGCACAATCACACCCAATATGACCTTCACCAAGACGTCCCAGAAGTTCGGCCAGTGGGCGGACAGCCGGGCCAACACGGTGTTTGGTCTGGGATTTGCTTCAGAGCAACAGCTGGCAAAG TTTGCAGAGAAGTTCCAGGAAGTTAAAGACGCAGCCAAGTTGGCAAAGGACAAATCACAAGAAAAGGGCGACACGTTGAGCAACCACTCCCAG GAGTCTGGACGGGAGACGCCTTCAGCAAACCAGGCATCAAGCTTCAACGGGACAGATGACGAGAAAATCTCCTTCAGTCCGGAGAGCGCTCAGCTGAAGAGTGAAAATGAACGTCTCAAAAGCTTCGTAGAGCAGAG CAACACCACTGCGAAGAAGTACGAAACAGAGCTCCAGACCTTGAAAGAAAATAATGCCCGACTGGTGGACGCGCTGCAGGAGTCTTCAGCTAATGTAGAAAGCTGGAAGAAGGAGCTAGCTGCCTGCCAAGAAGAGAGTGACACTCTCAGGAAAAAG ATCGGAGAACTGGAGGCCCAATGCAACGAAGCCAGTCAGGAGAAGCAGAAAAACGCCCAGCTGACCGTTCGAGTGCGGGAGCTGGAGGCGGAGCTGCAGGAGAAGGAGCAG GAGTTGGAGAATCTGAGGCGGCAGGCGGAGATAATCCCTCAGCTGATGGGAGAGTGCGAGAGCATCGGTGCAAAACTGAAG GCTGCAGAATCAAAGAACAAGGAGCTGGAGGGAAGAATTGACGGTCTTCAGATGGACGTCAGTGACAGTCGACAGAAACAAGGAAACATGAAGGGCGAGCTGAAGAAGTTCATGGACATCCTGGATGGaaagctggaggagctgcacgaGTTCAGACAGGGACTCTCCAAACTCGGTGTCGATAACTGA
- the homer2 gene encoding homer protein homolog 2 isoform X1, giving the protein MGEQPIYTTRAHVFQIDPSTKKNWVPASKQAVTVSYFYDSTRNSYRIISVDGSKVIINSTITPNMTFTKTSQKFGQWADSRANTVFGLGFASEQQLAKFAEKFQEVKDAAKLAKDKSQEKGDTLSNHSQESGRETPSANQASSFNGTDDEKISFSPESAQLKSENERLKSFVEQSNTTAKKYETELQTLKENNARLVDALQESSANVESWKKELAACQEESDTLRKKIGELEAQCNEASQEKQKNAQLTVRVRELEAELQEKEQELENLRRQAEIIPQLMGECESIGAKLKAAESKNKELEGRIDGLQMDVSDSRQKQGNMKGELKKFMDILDGKLEELHEFRQGLSKLGVDN; this is encoded by the exons GGAGCAGCCGATCTACACCACCAGGGCCCACGTGTTCCAAATCGATCCGAGCACCAAGAAGAACTGGGTTCCCGCCAGCAAGCAGGCCGTCACCGTCTCTTATTTTTACGACAGCACACGCAACAGCTATCGCATTATCAGCGTGGATGGATCCAAG gTTATTATCAACAGCACAATCACACCCAATATGACCTTCACCAAGACGTCCCAGAAGTTCGGCCAGTGGGCGGACAGCCGGGCCAACACGGTGTTTGGTCTGGGATTTGCTTCAGAGCAACAGCTGGCAAAG TTTGCAGAGAAGTTCCAGGAAGTTAAAGACGCAGCCAAGTTGGCAAAGGACAAATCACAAGAAAAGGGCGACACGTTGAGCAACCACTCCCAG GAGTCTGGACGGGAGACGCCTTCAGCAAACCAGGCATCAAGCTTCAACGGGACAGATGACGAGAAAATCTCCTTCAGTCCGGAGAGCGCTCAGCTGAAGAGTGAAAATGAACGTCTCAAAAGCTTCGTAGAGCAGAG CAACACCACTGCGAAGAAGTACGAAACAGAGCTCCAGACCTTGAAAGAAAATAATGCCCGACTGGTGGACGCGCTGCAGGAGTCTTCAGCTAATGTAGAAAGCTGGAAGAAGGAGCTAGCTGCCTGCCAAGAAGAGAGTGACACTCTCAGGAAAAAG ATCGGAGAACTGGAGGCCCAATGCAACGAAGCCAGTCAGGAGAAGCAGAAAAACGCCCAGCTGACCGTTCGAGTGCGGGAGCTGGAGGCGGAGCTGCAGGAGAAGGAGCAG GAGTTGGAGAATCTGAGGCGGCAGGCGGAGATAATCCCTCAGCTGATGGGAGAGTGCGAGAGCATCGGTGCAAAACTGAAG GCTGCAGAATCAAAGAACAAGGAGCTGGAGGGAAGAATTGACGGTCTTCAGATGGACGTCAGTGACAGTCGACAGAAACAAGGAAACATGAAGGGCGAGCTGAAGAAGTTCATGGACATCCTGGATGGaaagctggaggagctgcacgaGTTCAGACAGGGACTCTCCAAACTCGGTGTCGATAACTGA